The Algoriphagus sanaruensis genome window below encodes:
- a CDS encoding phage tail sheath family protein, whose product MAKFFKTPGVYVEEVSIFPPSVAQVETAIPAFIGYTEKAEINGKSLLNQAQKVHSLLEFQSFFGGEFSPKFTIVPRTSQDRQILTIGAQDYGINLLPSQHAFLYNAVKDFFVHGGAACYVISVDIFSGKQEVPIQKEKLLGYPSSNLINPDPKGLKTLENINEVTLVVIPDAVALGDEAYEVYREMLAHCHHLGNRFAILDIPDGDQPRRSEDNCVERFRNGIGEDHLSFGAAYYPWLDRVEIPKSLTYKNLDPTINLSEILPEPKAKEVLNSDLKNPEYLHQALWNISHSYRQILDAMAKFLKPSPPSGAIAGIYALVDSSRGVWKAPANVSLMGFEKPTVTISSEEQGLLNVDSQSGKSINALRLFPGKGVLVWGARTLAGNDHEWRYISVKRTFLMIEESIKSSLGHFVFEPNDANTWARIRGMIENFLTYLWRQGALTGSKPEQAFYVRVGLGQTMTAQDILNGKAIIEIGMAVSKPAEFSILRILLTMQPH is encoded by the coding sequence ATGGCCAAATTCTTTAAAACTCCCGGAGTCTATGTAGAGGAAGTCAGTATTTTCCCTCCTTCAGTGGCACAGGTTGAAACTGCAATCCCTGCCTTTATCGGATATACTGAAAAAGCAGAAATCAACGGAAAATCACTTCTGAATCAAGCCCAAAAAGTCCATTCTCTTTTGGAATTCCAGTCTTTTTTTGGTGGTGAATTTTCGCCCAAATTCACGATTGTTCCCAGAACCAGTCAAGATCGGCAGATCTTAACAATCGGAGCCCAGGATTATGGGATCAATCTTTTGCCTTCCCAACACGCTTTTCTTTACAATGCCGTCAAAGACTTTTTTGTGCATGGTGGAGCTGCTTGCTACGTGATTTCTGTAGATATTTTTTCGGGCAAGCAGGAAGTACCGATCCAAAAAGAAAAGTTGTTGGGATATCCATCATCCAATCTCATTAACCCTGATCCTAAAGGCCTCAAAACCTTAGAAAATATCAACGAAGTAACACTTGTAGTCATTCCGGACGCAGTGGCTCTAGGGGACGAAGCGTATGAGGTTTACCGTGAAATGCTCGCACATTGTCATCATTTGGGAAACCGATTTGCCATTTTAGATATTCCTGACGGGGATCAGCCGAGAAGATCGGAAGACAACTGTGTCGAGAGATTCAGAAATGGAATTGGAGAGGATCACTTGAGCTTCGGTGCCGCCTACTATCCTTGGCTGGATCGGGTAGAAATTCCAAAATCTCTGACCTACAAAAATCTCGATCCTACCATTAATCTCAGCGAAATATTGCCGGAACCGAAAGCCAAAGAGGTACTGAACTCCGATCTAAAAAACCCAGAATATCTCCACCAGGCTCTTTGGAACATCAGCCATAGCTACCGTCAGATTCTCGATGCTATGGCGAAATTCCTTAAACCAAGCCCACCTTCAGGGGCAATTGCTGGGATTTATGCCTTGGTGGACAGCTCCAGAGGAGTATGGAAAGCACCTGCCAATGTCTCCTTAATGGGCTTCGAAAAACCCACGGTGACTATTTCCAGTGAGGAACAAGGACTTCTCAATGTCGATAGCCAATCGGGTAAATCGATCAATGCCCTTCGTCTGTTCCCTGGAAAAGGTGTACTCGTATGGGGTGCGAGAACGCTAGCTGGCAATGATCACGAATGGAGGTATATATCAGTGAAAAGAACATTTTTGATGATCGAGGAGTCCATTAAATCCAGTTTAGGTCATTTTGTCTTCGAACCGAATGATGCCAATACTTGGGCCCGAATCCGGGGGATGATAGAAAATTTTCTAACCTACCTTTGGAGGCAAGGAGCATTGACTGGTTCAAAGCCTGAACAGGCCTTTTATGTACGGGTGGGTTTGGGTCAAACTATGACCGCCCAAGATATTTTAAATGGAAAGGCAATCATCGAAATCGGAATGGCAGTGTCAAAACCTGCTGAATTCAGCATTTTACGAATTTTGCTTACCATGCAACCTCATTGA
- a CDS encoding ABC-F family ATP-binding cassette domain-containing protein, with translation MISVDNVTVMHGGTPLFSNITFNINENDKIALMGKNGAGKSTLLKIIAGENKPTSGAVSAPKGYVVAYLPQHLLTADDCSVMEETAKAFASYLGMKEEIERINEELTVRTDYESEEYYKLIEKVSELSEKFYAIEEINYEAEVEKVLLGLGFVREDFQRSTSEFSGGWRMRIELAKILLQKPDLILLDEPTNHLDIESIQWLEEFLMTKAKAVVVISHDRAFVDNITTRTIEVTMGRIYDYKAKYSHYLELRKERREQQQKHYEEQQKFIAETTQFIERFKGTYSKTLQVQSRVKMLEKLELVEVDEVDTSALKLRFPPSPRSGKYPVIVEEMSKNYGDHVVFKNASMTIEQGQKVAFVGKNGEGKSTMIKAIMGEIDFQGKCELGHNAMIGYFAQNQASLLDESISIFETIDNIAVGEIRTKIKDILGAFMFKGDDINKKVKVLSGGEKTRLAMIKLLLEPVNLLILDEPTNHLDMKTKDIIKDALKAFDGTLIVVSHDRDFLDGLVTKVFEFGNKRVKEHFEDINGFLRNKKLENLREVERK, from the coding sequence ATGATTTCAGTCGATAATGTGACCGTGATGCACGGCGGCACTCCGCTCTTTAGCAATATCACCTTCAACATCAACGAGAACGATAAAATTGCCCTTATGGGCAAAAATGGAGCAGGTAAATCCACCTTGCTCAAAATAATCGCAGGAGAAAATAAGCCTACTTCCGGCGCAGTTTCGGCTCCGAAGGGTTATGTGGTGGCCTATTTGCCTCAGCATTTGCTCACTGCCGATGATTGCTCTGTGATGGAGGAAACAGCCAAAGCATTTGCTTCCTATTTGGGAATGAAAGAAGAAATCGAGCGAATCAATGAGGAATTGACCGTAAGGACTGATTATGAGTCGGAGGAATATTACAAACTGATTGAAAAAGTCTCTGAACTCAGTGAAAAATTCTACGCGATTGAGGAGATCAATTATGAAGCTGAGGTCGAAAAAGTGCTTTTGGGTCTGGGCTTTGTCCGTGAGGATTTCCAGCGCTCAACTTCTGAGTTTTCTGGTGGATGGCGGATGCGAATTGAATTGGCCAAAATCCTATTACAAAAGCCAGACTTGATCCTTTTGGACGAACCTACCAACCACTTGGATATCGAATCCATCCAATGGCTGGAGGAATTTTTGATGACGAAAGCCAAAGCGGTAGTCGTAATTTCCCACGACCGGGCTTTTGTAGACAACATCACTACCCGAACCATTGAGGTGACGATGGGTAGAATCTACGACTACAAAGCCAAATACAGCCATTACTTGGAATTGCGAAAAGAGCGTAGAGAGCAACAGCAAAAGCATTACGAAGAGCAACAAAAATTCATCGCCGAGACGACTCAATTTATTGAACGTTTTAAAGGCACCTATTCGAAGACGCTCCAGGTTCAATCTCGAGTTAAGATGTTGGAAAAACTGGAGCTTGTGGAGGTGGATGAGGTAGATACTTCGGCCTTGAAACTCCGCTTCCCCCCTTCGCCTAGATCTGGAAAATATCCCGTGATCGTGGAGGAAATGAGTAAAAATTATGGTGATCATGTGGTGTTTAAAAATGCTTCCATGACCATCGAACAAGGGCAAAAAGTGGCTTTTGTCGGAAAAAATGGGGAAGGTAAATCTACCATGATCAAAGCCATTATGGGCGAGATTGACTTCCAAGGAAAATGCGAATTGGGCCACAACGCCATGATAGGTTACTTCGCTCAGAATCAAGCTTCGTTGCTAGACGAATCGATCAGCATTTTCGAAACCATTGACAACATTGCTGTCGGAGAAATCCGGACCAAAATCAAGGATATTTTGGGAGCGTTTATGTTTAAAGGCGATGACATTAATAAGAAGGTCAAAGTACTTTCAGGTGGGGAAAAAACGCGCCTAGCTATGATCAAACTTTTACTTGAGCCAGTTAACCTGCTGATTCTCGACGAACCGACCAACCACTTGGACATGAAAACCAAAGACATCATTAAGGATGCCCTCAAAGCTTTTGATGGAACTTTGATCGTGGTTTCTCACGATCGGGACTTCTTGGATGGACTGGTGACCAAAGTTTTTGAATTCGGAAATAAACGCGTGAAAGAACATTTCGAGGATATCAATGGATTCCTTAGAAATAAGAAGCTAGAAAATCTTCGGGAAGTGGAGCGAAAATAA
- a CDS encoding amidohydrolase family protein, whose product MRRITILLFLLFLGNSFAPAFSQELVINHLNVITMLDDQVLEDHSIYVKDGVIMEIAPEDEISVAGVRTLDGRGMYVFPGLAEFHGHLPNPEQFGPEFQEEVMMLYLANGVLRIRSMLGHESHLALRDRVMKGELLGPRTFVSGPSLNGTSVADPEAGRAMVRAQKEVGYDHLKLHPGLDTPKFLAIADEAKKQGIFYGGHVSLDVGLVTSVTRGYRSVEHIDGFLEAMLPDGTTIDPTVSGPFNMNLVGQVDKSKLQGLIQLCLENKTWMAPTLTLFERYFGYQPAYELRQQPEMFYLPGLLVTQWYNTKSKMEADGVLAEAKVKPYLEFRQWLFLELHKAGVPMIMSSDSPQVFNVPGFSIHREIESMSKAGMSNYEILKTGTVNPAKYMNQEDQWGVLKPGAAAEFVLVQKNPLEDLTTMQKPQAIMIQGKFIQRDELQLELNLIRQKYLRQ is encoded by the coding sequence ATGAGACGAATAACTATTCTGTTATTTCTCCTTTTTTTAGGTAATTCTTTCGCGCCTGCTTTTTCCCAAGAACTTGTCATCAATCATCTGAATGTCATCACGATGCTAGATGATCAGGTCTTAGAGGACCACTCGATCTATGTAAAGGATGGGGTGATTATGGAGATCGCTCCAGAAGATGAAATATCGGTGGCTGGTGTTCGAACTTTAGATGGACGAGGAATGTATGTTTTTCCAGGTTTGGCAGAATTTCATGGTCACCTTCCTAATCCAGAGCAATTTGGCCCCGAGTTTCAAGAAGAAGTGATGATGCTTTATTTAGCGAATGGGGTTTTACGGATTAGAAGTATGTTGGGCCATGAATCGCATTTGGCACTTCGTGATCGAGTGATGAAGGGAGAATTATTGGGACCAAGGACCTTTGTCTCTGGGCCATCACTCAATGGAACCTCAGTGGCTGATCCCGAGGCTGGACGTGCGATGGTTAGAGCTCAAAAAGAAGTAGGATATGATCATCTCAAGTTGCATCCCGGACTGGATACTCCAAAGTTTTTGGCCATTGCGGATGAGGCAAAAAAGCAGGGGATTTTCTATGGAGGCCATGTGTCTTTGGACGTTGGATTAGTGACTTCAGTGACTCGTGGCTATCGGTCTGTGGAGCATATTGACGGGTTTTTGGAAGCTATGTTGCCAGATGGGACGACGATAGACCCTACTGTTTCCGGTCCATTTAATATGAACTTGGTCGGACAAGTGGACAAATCTAAACTTCAGGGCTTGATTCAGCTTTGTTTGGAAAACAAAACGTGGATGGCCCCTACATTGACGCTTTTTGAGCGATACTTTGGGTATCAACCTGCTTATGAGCTTCGTCAGCAACCTGAAATGTTTTACTTACCGGGACTCTTGGTGACGCAGTGGTACAATACCAAATCAAAAATGGAAGCGGATGGGGTTTTAGCAGAAGCAAAGGTAAAGCCCTATCTGGAGTTTAGACAATGGCTTTTCTTGGAGCTTCACAAAGCAGGGGTTCCCATGATCATGAGTTCGGATTCCCCTCAAGTGTTTAATGTTCCTGGCTTTTCTATCCATCGAGAAATCGAATCTATGTCCAAAGCAGGCATGTCCAATTATGAAATACTAAAAACTGGAACCGTAAATCCTGCCAAATACATGAATCAGGAAGATCAATGGGGAGTATTAAAACCAGGTGCTGCGGCGGAATTTGTTTTGGTTCAAAAAAATCCCCTAGAAGATTTGACTACGATGCAAAAGCCTCAGGCTATTATGATTCAGGGGAAATTTATTCAGCGCGATGAACTCCAGCTGGAACTTAATCTGATAAGGCAGAAATACCTCAGGCAATAA
- a CDS encoding glycoside hydrolase family 3 protein, which translates to MQKSQKIAQCFSPAAFIHDTEENYQAIETLIKEQEIGGLTFFHSRHSAAANFEMRAEVLDVSGTFEKLIGLINRYQAISKIPLLISIDGEYGLAMRVENTPQYPFAITLGALKKEAEKWVEEVGYRMGLDMKRSGIHLNLAPCADVNTNPNNPVIGYRSFGDQAEKVAKLAFSAYSGMKKAGIGACLKHFPGHGDTAVDSHLGLPILHKTKTELEAEELLPFQYGIDRGVEMIMVGHLAVPALTGGKDIPASISRELITDLLKGEMGFKGLVISDALNMKAVANLYPEPGELEWQAFHAGSDILCFSDYVKEGIEKIAQNTSDEDVDAVFGKVMDLKKRLGVMESMTIEVPAFDWESHSKLQKELAENYVSVIYGEINREELKALAKGGKLGYHEFLNQNSSKFSQQLDLPFTSIEQAEKVILAVFVPSHKPLNRFGMDQTVLDEIQELAKSKPCILIHFGNPLALKHLGKLEDFEAVICGYQGFEEVQRVVVRLLGYGAKTPFQFPYE; encoded by the coding sequence ATGCAGAAATCCCAAAAAATCGCCCAATGCTTCTCTCCTGCGGCATTTATTCATGATACTGAAGAAAATTACCAAGCTATAGAAACGCTAATCAAAGAGCAGGAAATTGGTGGGCTGACTTTTTTCCACAGCCGTCATTCCGCCGCTGCCAACTTTGAAATGCGGGCGGAGGTTTTGGACGTTTCGGGCACTTTTGAAAAGCTAATCGGTCTCATCAACCGTTACCAAGCGATTTCCAAAATCCCACTACTCATAAGCATCGATGGGGAATATGGCTTAGCGATGCGTGTGGAAAATACTCCCCAATATCCATTTGCGATTACCCTTGGCGCTTTGAAAAAAGAGGCCGAAAAGTGGGTGGAAGAAGTCGGCTATCGCATGGGCTTGGATATGAAGCGATCCGGGATTCACCTTAACCTTGCTCCCTGTGCCGATGTCAACACTAATCCCAATAACCCGGTGATTGGCTATCGCTCGTTTGGAGATCAAGCGGAGAAAGTAGCCAAATTGGCTTTTTCGGCCTATTCTGGGATGAAAAAAGCGGGAATTGGAGCTTGTTTAAAGCATTTTCCTGGGCATGGAGACACGGCCGTGGACTCGCATTTGGGTTTACCAATTTTGCACAAAACCAAAACAGAGCTTGAAGCTGAGGAACTTCTCCCCTTTCAATACGGCATAGACCGAGGGGTGGAAATGATTATGGTCGGGCATTTGGCTGTTCCTGCCCTGACAGGTGGAAAAGACATTCCAGCCAGTATCAGCCGGGAACTGATCACGGACTTGCTCAAAGGCGAAATGGGTTTCAAAGGACTAGTGATCTCCGATGCACTGAATATGAAAGCGGTTGCCAATCTTTATCCCGAGCCCGGCGAACTCGAATGGCAGGCTTTCCATGCCGGAAGTGATATCCTGTGTTTTTCAGATTACGTGAAGGAAGGCATTGAAAAAATCGCTCAAAATACCTCAGATGAGGATGTCGATGCGGTTTTTGGAAAAGTAATGGACCTGAAAAAGCGCTTGGGTGTGATGGAGTCCATGACTATTGAAGTTCCGGCCTTTGATTGGGAAAGCCACTCAAAACTCCAAAAGGAACTCGCTGAAAACTACGTTTCGGTGATTTATGGAGAGATCAATCGGGAAGAACTCAAGGCTTTGGCAAAAGGCGGAAAGCTGGGTTATCATGAATTTCTCAACCAAAACTCAAGTAAATTTTCCCAGCAACTGGATTTACCTTTTACCTCAATAGAACAGGCAGAAAAAGTGATTTTAGCCGTCTTTGTCCCCAGTCACAAGCCCTTGAATCGCTTTGGAATGGATCAAACTGTATTGGATGAAATCCAAGAATTGGCGAAAAGCAAGCCTTGCATTTTGATCCATTTTGGAAATCCATTGGCACTTAAACATCTGGGAAAGTTGGAGGATTTTGAAGCGGTAATTTGTGGGTATCAGGGATTTGAGGAGGTGCAGAGGGTGGTGGTTAGACTTTTGGGTTACGGAGCCAAGACCCCATTTCAATTTCCATATGAGTAA
- a CDS encoding zinc-dependent peptidase — protein sequence MATTLGGCHFCFLMLSSYLLIQFINEARWRLFPRKVTPQEIRFLDAHFPYFSKLKPIHRKEFLEKLETILSTKKFVARGGLEEVTEEMEILIGATITMVIFGWKNLRLAHFHTVLVYPNTYFSTVNQVYHRGEVNPKHGLIVVSWKCFVEGLANPSDGLNVGIHEVAHALKLANWIHTDNEQEFSPQSWANYNQWVPNELEKIRSGSSSFFRESAGLNEHEFFAVAVESFFERSLEFKNYHPQLYTALVHLLRQDPLVLMN from the coding sequence ATGGCAACTACTTTAGGTGGTTGCCATTTTTGTTTCTTAATGTTGTCTAGCTATTTATTAATCCAGTTTATAAATGAAGCTCGTTGGAGGCTTTTTCCAAGAAAAGTTACGCCTCAGGAGATTCGATTTTTAGATGCCCATTTTCCCTATTTTTCAAAACTGAAGCCTATCCATCGAAAGGAGTTTTTGGAAAAGTTGGAAACGATTCTTTCCACGAAAAAATTTGTAGCCAGAGGTGGATTGGAAGAAGTAACTGAGGAAATGGAAATTCTGATAGGAGCAACTATCACGATGGTAATCTTCGGTTGGAAAAATCTTCGATTAGCTCACTTTCACACCGTTTTGGTTTATCCTAATACCTATTTCAGCACAGTCAATCAAGTCTATCATCGAGGCGAGGTCAATCCAAAACATGGCCTAATCGTCGTCTCGTGGAAATGTTTTGTAGAAGGATTAGCGAATCCCTCGGATGGGTTAAATGTGGGGATTCATGAAGTTGCACATGCCTTGAAGTTGGCCAATTGGATTCATACCGACAATGAGCAGGAATTTAGCCCTCAATCCTGGGCAAATTACAATCAATGGGTGCCAAATGAACTTGAAAAAATCCGAAGTGGCTCTTCCAGTTTTTTCAGAGAAAGTGCAGGATTAAATGAGCATGAATTTTTCGCCGTAGCAGTAGAAAGTTTTTTTGAACGGAGTCTAGAATTCAAAAATTATCATCCACAATTATATACTGCCTTGGTCCATTTGCTGCGGCAGGATCCATTGGTTTTAATGAACTAA
- the gndA gene encoding NADP-dependent phosphogluconate dehydrogenase, translating to MLVIVTGVSGTGKTTLGTLLSERLKLPFFDADHFHPEENIAKMSAGHPLNDEDRQPWLQALADQLLSSEQKGGAVLACSALKNTYREKLSVTSNLRWIHLTGDRDLIWERMLARKNHYMKAGMLDSQMAVWEKPDSGLLLDITGTPEDLLEASLHYLKSQPMNMKMGVIGMGVMGKSLALNLAEKGVPVSLYNRFVAGKEEGIAQKVLDEHPEFSNMLAFEDLQQFVDSLEKPRRILMMIPAGAAIDAQLDALLPILEKDDLVIDGGNSFYKDSERRVDRLKEVGMHFLPMGVSGGEEGARKGPSIMPGGNAEGYAMVEDFLGRISAKDKDGKPCVTYVGPGGSGHFIKMVHNSIEYGEMQVLAELVHVLRFGFGCSADQVSGIFSEWGQGELKSFLLEITADLLLYKEIGELLLDKILDQAGQKGTGAWSLTTALEYGIPYSPLAESVNARGVSGEKAQRVAFSKTFHHEFQKVDGSLESWLPKIKSAYALARIINHEVGFRLMKTVSDTKDWKLNFNEISRIWTNGCIIRSGLMENISANYSDSSSFFEMPGVKEQVISGRKDLAELVGLGLTHGFALPVMSAGINYLLGRITAESSASVIQAQRDYFGAHTYQRKDDPSGKFYHTQWI from the coding sequence ATGCTTGTAATCGTCACTGGTGTATCGGGAACGGGGAAAACTACCCTTGGAACGCTTTTATCCGAAAGACTAAAGCTCCCTTTTTTCGATGCAGATCATTTTCATCCAGAAGAAAACATTGCGAAAATGAGTGCCGGACATCCGCTGAATGACGAAGACCGTCAGCCCTGGCTTCAGGCTTTAGCCGATCAGCTTTTGTCTTCTGAGCAAAAAGGTGGTGCAGTATTGGCCTGCTCAGCCTTAAAAAATACCTACAGGGAAAAGCTCTCCGTGACCTCTAATCTCCGATGGATTCACCTAACTGGTGATCGAGACTTAATCTGGGAGCGGATGCTTGCTAGAAAAAATCACTACATGAAGGCAGGAATGCTGGATTCTCAAATGGCTGTTTGGGAAAAACCAGACTCGGGTCTTTTACTTGATATTACTGGGACTCCGGAAGATTTGCTGGAAGCTTCCCTTCACTATTTAAAATCTCAACCTATGAACATGAAAATGGGTGTCATCGGGATGGGCGTCATGGGGAAAAGCCTGGCGCTGAATCTCGCCGAAAAGGGCGTTCCCGTATCACTTTACAACCGATTTGTTGCCGGAAAAGAAGAAGGAATTGCTCAAAAAGTGCTTGACGAGCACCCTGAATTTTCCAATATGCTGGCTTTTGAAGATTTGCAGCAGTTTGTGGATTCGCTTGAAAAGCCCCGTCGAATTCTAATGATGATTCCGGCAGGCGCAGCTATCGATGCACAATTAGACGCATTGCTTCCGATTTTGGAAAAAGATGATTTGGTGATTGATGGAGGTAACTCCTTTTACAAGGATTCCGAGCGAAGAGTAGATCGACTCAAAGAAGTGGGAATGCACTTTTTACCGATGGGTGTGTCAGGTGGCGAAGAGGGAGCCCGTAAAGGGCCTTCGATTATGCCAGGAGGAAACGCCGAAGGCTATGCCATGGTGGAGGATTTTTTGGGAAGGATTTCTGCCAAAGACAAAGATGGAAAGCCATGCGTTACGTACGTGGGTCCAGGAGGCTCTGGTCATTTTATCAAAATGGTGCATAACTCCATCGAGTATGGCGAAATGCAGGTTTTGGCAGAGTTGGTTCATGTATTACGCTTTGGATTTGGCTGTTCAGCAGATCAGGTATCTGGGATCTTCTCGGAATGGGGTCAAGGAGAATTGAAGTCCTTCTTGCTTGAAATAACTGCAGATTTACTTTTATATAAGGAAATTGGGGAATTGCTACTTGATAAAATCCTCGACCAAGCCGGCCAAAAAGGAACGGGGGCTTGGTCTTTGACAACTGCATTAGAGTACGGCATCCCATACAGTCCTTTGGCGGAATCAGTAAATGCTCGGGGAGTTTCTGGAGAAAAAGCGCAGCGAGTGGCATTCTCTAAAACTTTCCATCACGAATTTCAAAAGGTAGATGGATCTCTGGAGTCATGGTTGCCTAAAATAAAGTCGGCCTACGCTTTAGCACGAATCATAAACCATGAGGTTGGATTCCGATTGATGAAGACTGTTTCAGATACGAAAGATTGGAAATTGAACTTCAATGAGATTTCTCGAATCTGGACCAATGGCTGTATTATCCGATCAGGATTAATGGAAAATATTTCCGCTAATTATTCCGATTCAAGCTCTTTCTTTGAAATGCCGGGAGTCAAGGAACAAGTGATTTCTGGTCGGAAAGACCTAGCTGAACTAGTCGGACTGGGATTAACCCATGGGTTTGCCTTGCCAGTGATGAGTGCTGGAATCAATTATTTGTTAGGTAGAATCACCGCTGAATCTTCAGCATCCGTGATTCAAGCACAACGAGATTATTTCGGAGCACATACTTATCAGCGCAAAGACGATCCAAGCGGGAAGTTTTACCACACCCAATGGATTTAA
- a CDS encoding aldose epimerase family protein has protein sequence MKYTSILGTAAILSLAFACSQKDTQEPIKEEINFMIKAEQVAEHNGQPVFHYLLDNGNMQVEMSNYGGLITKIITPDKNGTKENITLTLDTVEEYLTKPNPFFGATAGRVANRIADAKFTLDGTTYELAKTNGDNHLHGGVEGFNKKVWTPETYSNDSVVGVKMTYLSVDGEEGYPGNLETTLWMELTADNTLRIRFESTTDKKTILNLTNHTYFNLGGVKRDVQDHEFQFWADAYTPVDDELIPTGEVKDVTGTPFDFRTPKILGDQIAANAGGFDHNMVMKMEKTADMKHFVRVRHAESGRVMDMYSDNMGVQFYTGNFLSNFAGADGKTYDKHWGFCLESQNWPDAINHDNFPSPILNPGEKYTHNIEYRFSVEK, from the coding sequence ATGAAATACACTTCTATCTTAGGCACTGCAGCTATCCTTTCATTAGCCTTTGCCTGCTCTCAAAAAGACACCCAAGAACCTATCAAAGAAGAAATCAACTTTATGATCAAAGCAGAACAAGTGGCCGAACACAATGGCCAGCCCGTTTTCCATTACCTCCTCGATAATGGCAACATGCAAGTAGAAATGTCCAATTACGGGGGATTGATTACTAAAATCATCACTCCGGATAAAAATGGAACCAAGGAAAATATCACCTTGACTTTGGATACGGTCGAGGAGTATTTGACTAAGCCTAATCCTTTCTTTGGAGCTACAGCTGGACGTGTAGCCAATCGAATCGCTGATGCAAAATTTACGCTCGATGGTACGACTTACGAACTGGCAAAAACCAATGGGGATAATCACCTACATGGCGGAGTGGAAGGTTTCAATAAAAAGGTTTGGACACCGGAAACTTACTCAAATGATTCCGTGGTGGGAGTGAAAATGACCTACCTCAGTGTGGATGGTGAAGAAGGGTATCCTGGAAATCTAGAAACTACCCTTTGGATGGAATTGACAGCAGATAATACCTTAAGAATCCGCTTCGAATCCACTACAGACAAAAAGACCATTCTCAATCTGACTAATCATACTTACTTCAACCTCGGCGGAGTGAAGCGGGATGTTCAGGATCATGAGTTTCAGTTTTGGGCCGATGCCTACACTCCCGTTGATGATGAATTGATTCCAACTGGGGAAGTAAAAGATGTAACTGGAACACCATTCGACTTCCGCACTCCAAAAATCCTAGGAGATCAGATCGCTGCCAATGCCGGTGGATTTGATCATAATATGGTCATGAAGATGGAAAAAACCGCTGATATGAAGCACTTTGTTCGAGTGCGCCACGCCGAAAGTGGACGAGTGATGGATATGTATTCAGATAATATGGGGGTGCAGTTTTATACCGGAAACTTCCTGTCAAACTTTGCAGGAGCAGATGGAAAAACCTATGACAAGCATTGGGGCTTTTGCCTCGAGTCTCAAAACTGGCCTGATGCGATCAATCACGATAATTTCCCAAGCCCGATTTTAAATCCTGGCGAGAAATACACCCACAACATCGAGTATCGATTCTCGGTAGAAAAGTAA
- a CDS encoding Gfo/Idh/MocA family protein — MRKSHKIGIVGTGAIALKHAQAIESLANAELVGLYNPNPASVIKAQSSFSVPILSDWDQFVEIPDLDVVCICTPSGMHLEPALAAIQAGKHVFVEKPIEVTLDRADQLIKAAERHQVNLGVVFQNRFSPDFIRLKEAIQTGAFGRLLMGNAAINWFRDAAYYTSSQWKGTLAYDGGGALINQAIHTLDLLLEAMGEVKSVFGKVKTTLYPIEGEDLGAVLVNFKSGALGTITAGTSLYPGYPERLEIYGTEGSAILEGGKLISWNIRGVQSSLSATENKIASGSSDPNAIGFELHAKQWMDFLQSIEAGNRPEVDGPKSRKSLELIRAIYQSSKEEKLVRFPFEE, encoded by the coding sequence ATGAGGAAATCACATAAAATAGGGATTGTCGGGACTGGTGCTATTGCTCTCAAGCATGCCCAGGCGATTGAGTCTTTGGCCAATGCCGAGTTGGTAGGACTTTATAATCCGAATCCTGCAAGCGTGATTAAGGCTCAATCTTCATTTTCCGTTCCGATACTGAGCGATTGGGATCAGTTTGTGGAGATTCCAGATCTTGATGTGGTGTGTATTTGCACTCCGAGTGGGATGCATTTGGAACCTGCGCTTGCGGCTATTCAAGCTGGTAAACATGTGTTTGTCGAAAAGCCAATCGAAGTAACACTTGACCGAGCTGATCAATTAATTAAGGCCGCAGAAAGACACCAAGTCAACTTGGGAGTTGTTTTCCAAAACCGGTTTTCTCCAGATTTTATACGGTTAAAAGAAGCGATTCAAACAGGGGCTTTTGGCCGTTTACTCATGGGAAATGCAGCCATCAACTGGTTTCGTGATGCTGCTTATTATACTTCCAGTCAGTGGAAAGGAACCTTGGCATATGATGGTGGAGGTGCATTAATCAATCAAGCAATTCATACCCTGGATTTGCTTTTGGAAGCGATGGGGGAGGTAAAGTCTGTTTTTGGGAAAGTTAAAACTACCCTTTACCCGATTGAAGGAGAGGATTTGGGAGCTGTCTTGGTGAATTTCAAATCTGGTGCCTTGGGGACGATTACGGCAGGAACTTCCCTTTATCCCGGATATCCAGAACGTTTGGAGATTTATGGGACAGAGGGGAGTGCTATTTTAGAGGGAGGAAAATTGATTTCCTGGAATATTCGAGGAGTTCAAAGCTCTCTTTCGGCTACTGAAAACAAAATTGCATCAGGTTCTTCGGATCCAAATGCCATCGGTTTCGAACTTCATGCCAAACAATGGATGGATTTTCTCCAATCAATAGAAGCCGGAAATCGGCCTGAAGTCGATGGGCCAAAGTCTAGAAAGTCACTCGAACTTATTCGGGCGATTTATCAATCGAGCAAGGAAGAAAAGCTTGTAAGGTTTCCTTTTGAGGAATAA